A genome region from bacterium includes the following:
- a CDS encoding FkbM family methyltransferase, with product MIKKLIRRKIHKRIIKFMKKFTQEKGGLEDYQVLFNELHKCSIIGLNIGGTLELSDSGEDLTIKNMINMINMIENEDVTIFDVGANVGNYSTEILKGCINKKLYLHAFEPSKATFEKLNKNINNPNVKLNNFGLSDKEETLTLYKDTPSSDLASLYDRKIEHFNINLHIKEEVELKTLDLYCQANNINYIDVLKLDVEGHEFNVLNGAKNMLNAKKIKIIQFEFGGCNVDSRTFFRDFWYLLKENYKIYRVLRDGLFEFTQYEERQEILIYSNFIAVIKED from the coding sequence ATGATAAAGAAACTTATAAGAAGAAAAATACATAAACGTATAATAAAATTTATGAAAAAATTCACTCAAGAAAAGGGGGGGCTTGAAGATTATCAAGTCCTTTTCAATGAACTTCATAAATGCTCAATAATAGGATTAAATATTGGCGGTACTTTAGAACTTAGTGATTCGGGTGAAGATTTAACTATAAAAAATATGATTAATATGATTAACATGATTGAAAATGAAGATGTTACTATATTTGACGTTGGTGCGAACGTTGGTAACTATTCAACAGAAATATTAAAAGGTTGCATAAATAAAAAACTTTATCTGCACGCTTTTGAACCATCAAAAGCAACATTTGAAAAGTTAAATAAAAATATAAATAATCCAAATGTTAAATTGAATAATTTTGGATTAAGTGACAAAGAAGAGACACTTACTTTATACAAAGACACTCCCAGTTCGGATTTAGCAAGTTTATACGATCGAAAAATTGAACATTTTAATATAAATCTGCATATTAAAGAAGAAGTTGAATTGAAAACCCTAGACCTGTATTGTCAGGCTAATAATATTAATTATATTGATGTATTAAAATTAGATGTTGAAGGACATGAATTTAACGTATTAAATGGTGCGAAAAACATGTTAAATGCAAAAAAAATTAAAATAATACAATTTGAATTTGGCGGATGCAATGTTGATTCAAGAACTTTTTTTAGAGATTTCTGGTATTTATTAAAAGAGAACTACAAAATTTATAGAGTACTTAGAGATGGATTGTTCGAATTTACTCAATATGAAGAACGGCAAGAAATTTTGATATACAGTAATTTTATTGCTGTTATAAAAGAAGATTAA
- a CDS encoding FdtA/QdtA family cupin domain-containing protein — translation MQYKLIDLNVNGDDRGSLVAFEKNQNVPFEVKRAFYIFDTKGEITRGVHANKKSEFLLIVISGSCRVKVDTGKEQDDILLNKPQKALYLNKLVWKEMYEFSHNTVLLVLSNEYYDENEYIRDYNHFFNMVNNA, via the coding sequence ATGCAATATAAATTAATAGATTTAAATGTAAATGGAGATGATAGAGGCTCTTTAGTTGCTTTTGAAAAGAATCAAAATGTCCCTTTTGAAGTAAAAAGGGCTTTTTACATATTTGACACAAAAGGTGAAATCACAAGAGGCGTGCATGCAAATAAAAAATCGGAATTTCTTTTGATTGTTATATCAGGAAGCTGTAGAGTTAAAGTTGATACAGGGAAGGAACAAGATGATATTTTGCTTAATAAACCGCAAAAAGCTTTATATTTAAATAAGCTTGTTTGGAAAGAAATGTATGAATTCTCTCATAATACAGTGCTGCTTGTTTTATCTAACGAATATTACGATGAAAATGAATATATAAGAGACTATAACCATTTTTTCAACATGGTTAATAATGCTTAA
- a CDS encoding glycosyltransferase family 2 protein — protein MSFKKAIILLFKKRFVRFKTTPEFFTFKKTNNAIVSIIIPVYNQYNFTRLCLWSILQNTKDLSYEIIIADDNSNDETEYIQKKIGNLTIIRNSQNLGFLRNCNNAAKHANGKYLLFLNNDTQVQPMWLSSLVELIESDENIGMVGSKLVFPNSTIQEAGAYISREGQSYRHGQNKNPFLNQFNNIKEVDYISGASILLSRELWKELDGFDEIYDKAYYEDVDLAFKVRELKGLRVMYQPGSEVIHFEGTSHNEKALLYSNINKDKFVEKWATVLNEKHLIFDKLLQKYK, from the coding sequence ATGAGTTTTAAAAAAGCAATAATTTTGCTTTTTAAAAAAAGGTTTGTCCGTTTTAAAACAACTCCTGAGTTTTTTACTTTTAAAAAAACTAATAATGCGATAGTTTCAATAATTATTCCTGTATATAATCAATACAATTTTACTCGTCTTTGCTTATGGTCAATTTTGCAAAATACAAAAGATCTCTCGTATGAAATTATAATTGCAGATGATAACTCTAATGATGAAACTGAATATATTCAAAAAAAGATTGGTAATCTAACAATAATTCGCAATTCACAAAATCTGGGTTTTCTAAGAAACTGCAATAATGCTGCTAAACACGCAAATGGAAAATATTTATTATTTTTAAATAATGATACTCAAGTTCAACCCATGTGGCTGTCTTCTTTGGTTGAACTTATTGAAAGTGATGAAAATATCGGTATGGTTGGTTCGAAGCTTGTATTTCCAAATTCAACGATTCAAGAAGCAGGAGCTTATATAAGTAGAGAAGGGCAAAGCTATAGGCATGGTCAAAATAAAAATCCATTCCTGAATCAATTTAATAATATTAAAGAAGTAGACTATATATCAGGAGCTTCTATTTTATTATCAAGAGAATTGTGGAAAGAACTTGATGGATTTGATGAAATTTATGATAAAGCTTACTATGAAGATGTTGATTTAGCCTTTAAAGTAAGGGAACTTAAAGGTTTAAGAGTAATGTATCAACCAGGCTCTGAAGTTATACATTTTGAAGGAACATCTCATAATGAAAAAGCATTATTATATTCAAATATAAACAAAGATAAGTTTGTTGAGAAATGGGCTACGGTTTTAAACGAAAAGCATTTGATTTTTGATAAATTACTTCAAAAATACAAATAA